The proteins below come from a single Oerskovia jenensis genomic window:
- the dxs gene encoding 1-deoxy-D-xylulose-5-phosphate synthase: MTLLSSITSPEDLRRLTPQQMETLAAEIREFLVSAVSRTGGHLGPNLGVVELTLAMHRVFDSPKDSFVFDTGHQSYVHKLLTGRQDFSALRKRDGMSGYPSRAESPHDIVENSHASTALSWGDGIAKANVVRGLRDRHVVSVIGDGALTGGMAWEALNNIAESQDRRLVIVVNDNGRSYSPTIGGMAHHLSTLRTTRGYENFLDWGKRTLSRSGAPGRFAYEWLHGLKKGLKDVVAPQGMFEDLGIKYVGPVDGHDIEALEHAFVRARSYGAPVIVHVITEKGRGYTPAEQDVADRFHAVGQIHPETGLPVAPSRFGWTSVFADEIVKIGRRRPDVVAITAAMLHPVGLAPFAEAFPERTFDVGIAEQHAATSAAGMAFAGLHPVVAVYATFLNRAFDQVLMDVALHKAGVTFVLDRAGITGEDGASHNGMWDMAMLRIVPGLHLAAPRDEATLREALRHAVDIDDAPSVVRYPKGAVVEPIPAIETLDGVDVVARHDAVPAKKGRAATPRKVLLVGVGSMTGTAMAAGEALAAHGVDVTVASPTWVLPMPSALVKLAGEHDLVVTIEDGLADGGVGSLLGQRSVEAGVTVPVVPLGLPTVFLDHMSIDQIKTTHRLTAQDVTRDALTALALL; the protein is encoded by the coding sequence ACGCTCGCGATGCACCGGGTCTTCGACTCGCCCAAGGACTCGTTCGTGTTCGACACGGGCCACCAGTCGTACGTGCACAAGCTGCTCACGGGCCGCCAGGACTTCTCGGCGCTGCGCAAGCGCGACGGCATGTCGGGCTACCCGAGCCGCGCCGAGTCGCCGCACGACATCGTCGAGAACTCGCACGCGTCGACCGCGCTGAGCTGGGGCGACGGGATCGCCAAGGCCAACGTGGTGCGCGGTCTGCGCGACCGGCACGTCGTGTCGGTCATCGGCGACGGCGCCCTCACGGGCGGCATGGCCTGGGAAGCGCTCAACAACATCGCCGAGAGCCAGGACCGGCGCCTGGTGATCGTCGTCAACGACAACGGTCGCTCCTACTCGCCGACCATCGGCGGCATGGCGCACCACCTGTCGACCCTGCGCACCACGCGCGGCTACGAGAACTTCCTCGACTGGGGCAAGCGCACGCTCTCGCGCTCGGGGGCTCCCGGCCGGTTCGCGTACGAGTGGCTGCACGGGCTCAAGAAGGGCCTCAAGGACGTCGTCGCACCCCAGGGGATGTTCGAGGACCTGGGCATCAAGTATGTCGGCCCGGTCGACGGCCACGACATCGAGGCGCTCGAGCACGCGTTCGTGCGGGCCCGCTCGTACGGGGCACCCGTGATCGTGCACGTCATCACCGAGAAGGGCCGCGGCTACACCCCGGCCGAGCAGGACGTCGCCGACCGCTTCCACGCGGTCGGGCAGATCCACCCCGAGACGGGGCTGCCCGTCGCGCCCTCGCGCTTCGGCTGGACGTCCGTCTTCGCCGACGAGATCGTGAAGATCGGCCGCCGCCGCCCCGACGTCGTCGCGATCACCGCGGCCATGCTGCACCCCGTGGGGCTCGCGCCGTTCGCCGAGGCGTTCCCCGAGCGCACGTTCGACGTCGGCATCGCCGAGCAGCACGCCGCGACCTCGGCCGCGGGCATGGCCTTCGCGGGCCTGCACCCCGTCGTCGCGGTCTATGCGACCTTCCTCAACCGTGCCTTCGACCAGGTCCTCATGGACGTGGCGCTGCACAAGGCGGGGGTCACGTTCGTGCTCGACCGGGCGGGCATCACGGGCGAGGACGGCGCGAGCCACAACGGCATGTGGGACATGGCGATGCTGCGCATCGTGCCTGGCCTGCACCTGGCCGCGCCGCGCGACGAGGCGACGCTGCGCGAGGCCCTGCGGCACGCGGTCGACATCGACGACGCGCCCTCGGTCGTCCGGTACCCCAAGGGTGCGGTCGTCGAGCCCATCCCCGCGATCGAGACGCTCGACGGCGTCGACGTCGTCGCACGCCACGACGCGGTGCCCGCGAAGAAGGGCAGGGCCGCGACCCCCCGCAAGGTGCTCCTGGTGGGTGTCGGTTCCATGACGGGCACCGCGATGGCGGCCGGCGAGGCGCTCGCGGCCCACGGCGTGGACGTCACGGTCGCGTCCCCGACCTGGGTCCTGCCCATGCCGTCCGCCCTCGTGAAGCTCGCGGGCGAGCACGACCTCGTGGTCACGATCGAGGACGGCCTCGCCGACGGCGGCGTGGGCTCGCTCCTGGGGCAGCGGTCGGTCGAGGCCGGGGTCACCGTCCCGGTCGTCCCCCTCGGGCTGCCGACGGTCTTCCTCGACCACATGTCGATCGACCAGATCAAGACCACGCACCGCCTCACGGCGCAGGACGTCACGCGCGACGCGCTCACGGCGCTCGCGCTGCTCTAA